In Kitasatospora sp. NBC_00240, the following are encoded in one genomic region:
- the rodA gene encoding rod shape-determining protein RodA, with protein MTSYGSYRQVRLSPQRGAVSKALAKDSPLRKLDWILILAALVLSLGSALLVWSATRGRDNLTHGDPQYFLYRHLTNLVIGLALCAVVIGIGSRRFRTLVPFVYVAVMLMLVATLSPLGSTINGQHSWIQFGGGFSMQPAEFAKLAIVLGMAVILSARVDTGDREFPPDRSVFQALVAASIPMAIVMLMPDAGSVMVMAVIVLGILLASGAANRWTFGLLLAGVGGCVAIWKLGVLSKYQIDRFAAFANPALDPSGVGYNTAQARIAIGSGGLTGKGLFHGTQTTGQFVPEQQTDFVFTVAGEELGFLGAAAILLLLGVVLWRACRIARHATDLYGTVVVAGVVAWFAFQAFENIGMCLGIMPVAGIPLPFVSYGGSSMFAVWIAIGLMQAVHSQRPIGV; from the coding sequence ATGACCTCCTACGGCTCGTACCGTCAGGTCCGGCTCTCCCCGCAGCGCGGGGCGGTGTCCAAGGCGCTCGCCAAGGACTCCCCGCTGCGCAAGCTCGACTGGATACTGATACTGGCCGCTCTGGTGCTGTCGCTCGGCAGCGCCCTGCTGGTCTGGTCGGCCACCCGGGGCCGGGACAACCTGACCCACGGCGACCCGCAGTACTTCCTCTACCGCCACCTCACCAACCTGGTGATCGGGCTCGCCCTCTGCGCGGTGGTGATCGGGATAGGGAGTCGGCGGTTCCGCACGCTGGTGCCGTTCGTCTACGTCGCCGTGATGTTGATGCTGGTGGCCACGCTCAGCCCGCTGGGCTCCACCATCAACGGGCAGCACTCCTGGATCCAGTTCGGCGGCGGGTTCTCGATGCAGCCGGCCGAGTTCGCCAAGCTGGCCATCGTGCTCGGGATGGCGGTGATCCTGTCCGCCCGGGTGGACACCGGGGACCGCGAGTTCCCCCCGGACCGCAGCGTCTTCCAGGCCCTGGTCGCGGCGAGCATCCCGATGGCGATCGTGATGCTGATGCCGGACGCCGGGTCGGTGATGGTGATGGCCGTCATCGTGCTGGGCATCCTGCTGGCCTCCGGCGCCGCCAACCGCTGGACCTTCGGGCTGCTGCTGGCCGGCGTCGGCGGCTGCGTCGCGATCTGGAAGCTCGGCGTGCTGAGCAAGTACCAGATCGACCGCTTCGCGGCCTTCGCCAACCCCGCGCTGGACCCGTCCGGCGTGGGCTACAACACCGCCCAGGCCCGGATCGCGATCGGCTCCGGCGGGCTGACCGGCAAGGGACTGTTCCACGGCACCCAGACCACCGGCCAGTTCGTCCCCGAGCAGCAGACCGACTTCGTCTTCACGGTGGCCGGCGAGGAACTCGGCTTCCTCGGCGCCGCGGCGATACTGCTGCTGCTCGGCGTCGTCCTCTGGCGTGCCTGCCGGATCGCCCGGCACGCCACCGACCTGTACGGCACCGTCGTGGTCGCCGGCGTGGTCGCCTGGTTCGCCTTCCAGGCCTTCGAGAACATCGGGATGTGCCTGGGCATCATGCCGGTCGCGGGCATCCCGCTGCCGTTCGTCAGCTACGGCGGATCGTCCATGTTCGCGGTGTGGATCGCGATCGGGCTGATGCAGGCCGTGCACAGCCAGCGGCCGATAGGAGTCTGA